From the genome of Candidatus Methylacidiphilales bacterium, one region includes:
- a CDS encoding sodium-translocating pyrophosphatase has product MSRISLLLALVVVAWPSVSHAADTDLALPTVRDAIFHFPGLALSSEQILSLGLLVCLLGVAFGVYEYRKLKALPAHKSMLDISTLIYSTCRTYLFQQGKMLLGLEILIGATMAYYFGFLKGLPGSTVALILMWSVIGILGSFCVAWFGMLINNVANSRMAFAALRGKSLAVSEIPTRSGMSIGVLLISVELFVMLVVLKFVPPALAGSCFIGFAIGESLGASVLRICGGIFTKIADIGSDMMKIVFKIKEDDARNPGVIADCAGDNAGDSVGPTADGFETYGVTGVALISFICLAVAPAFQWLFIVWIFAMRIVMIPSALMAWKLNSMLTRATCGKRDRFDFEHPLTSLVWLTSVLCIGVTYAVSYFMLPQAQFGDLWLKLATIITCGTIAGAVIPELTRVFTSTNSAHCHEVVNASSEGGAGLTILSGLVAGNFSCFWKGLAISSMMLAAYATSTYGLGDFMQYPSVFAFGLVAFGMLSMGPVTIAVDSYGPVADNAQSVFELSMIESIPGVSGEVQKDFGFDPDFILGKQLLEENDGAGNTFKATAKPVLIGTAVVGAATMIFSLILMLKEHLHWKDLSALSIVDPKIMLGLIMGGAVVYWFCGASRQAVTTGSYRAVDYIKRNIKLSGTERASEKDSNEVVKICTRYAQYGMINIFGVVFCLALAFACFDPVFFCGYLISIAIFGLFSAINMANAGGCWDNAKKIVEVELFRKGTDLHAATVIGDIVGDPFKDTSSVALNPIIKFTTLFGILAVEIAVNSSRSLSLGLGFVFFVVALFFVIRSFYGMRISTLSPKRHIANAEARTAALAAEAARGISPI; this is encoded by the coding sequence TGTTTATGAATATCGCAAGCTCAAGGCATTGCCTGCGCACAAGAGCATGCTGGACATCTCAACGTTGATTTACAGCACCTGCCGCACCTACCTCTTTCAGCAGGGCAAGATGCTTCTTGGCCTGGAGATTTTGATTGGCGCCACCATGGCGTATTATTTCGGATTTTTGAAGGGCCTGCCGGGTTCGACGGTCGCGTTGATTTTGATGTGGTCCGTGATCGGCATCCTCGGTTCGTTTTGCGTTGCCTGGTTTGGGATGCTGATCAACAACGTGGCCAACAGCCGCATGGCGTTCGCGGCCCTGCGCGGAAAGTCGCTCGCGGTTTCCGAGATCCCCACCCGATCCGGCATGAGCATCGGCGTGTTGCTCATCAGCGTCGAACTGTTTGTCATGCTGGTGGTGTTGAAATTTGTCCCTCCGGCGCTGGCGGGCTCGTGTTTCATCGGATTTGCGATCGGCGAGTCGCTTGGCGCCAGCGTTCTGCGCATCTGCGGCGGTATTTTCACAAAGATCGCCGACATTGGAAGCGACATGATGAAGATTGTTTTTAAAATCAAGGAGGATGATGCGCGCAATCCTGGCGTGATTGCCGATTGTGCTGGAGACAACGCGGGCGACAGCGTGGGGCCGACCGCCGATGGTTTTGAAACCTACGGGGTGACCGGTGTGGCGCTGATCAGCTTCATCTGCCTTGCCGTGGCGCCGGCATTTCAATGGCTTTTCATCGTCTGGATTTTCGCGATGCGTATCGTCATGATTCCGAGCGCGTTGATGGCCTGGAAATTGAATTCCATGCTGACGCGCGCGACATGTGGCAAGCGGGACCGCTTTGATTTTGAGCACCCCCTGACCAGCCTGGTCTGGCTGACTTCTGTGCTATGCATCGGGGTCACGTATGCGGTGAGTTATTTCATGCTTCCGCAGGCGCAGTTTGGAGATTTGTGGCTGAAGCTGGCCACGATCATCACCTGCGGCACGATCGCGGGGGCTGTGATTCCGGAACTGACACGGGTTTTCACCAGCACCAACAGCGCGCACTGTCATGAGGTTGTGAATGCGAGCAGCGAAGGCGGTGCGGGTCTGACGATTTTATCCGGGTTGGTGGCGGGCAATTTTTCCTGTTTTTGGAAGGGGCTGGCCATCTCCTCGATGATGCTGGCGGCTTATGCCACGAGCACCTATGGACTGGGTGACTTCATGCAATACCCGTCTGTGTTTGCTTTTGGGTTGGTTGCTTTTGGAATGTTGAGCATGGGGCCGGTCACCATCGCGGTGGACAGTTACGGGCCGGTGGCCGACAACGCGCAGTCGGTTTTTGAGCTTTCCATGATTGAATCCATTCCAGGTGTGTCGGGGGAAGTGCAAAAGGATTTCGGGTTCGATCCTGATTTCATCCTGGGCAAACAGTTGCTGGAGGAGAATGACGGCGCCGGCAACACATTCAAGGCTACAGCCAAGCCGGTGTTGATCGGTACGGCCGTGGTGGGCGCCGCCACGATGATTTTTTCCTTGATCCTTATGTTGAAGGAGCATCTGCATTGGAAGGACCTCTCGGCTCTGAGCATTGTGGATCCCAAGATCATGCTGGGCTTGATCATGGGTGGAGCGGTTGTTTACTGGTTCTGCGGGGCTTCCCGCCAGGCGGTGACGACAGGCTCCTACCGCGCTGTGGATTACATCAAGCGCAACATCAAGCTTTCCGGGACGGAGAGGGCGTCGGAAAAAGACAGCAATGAAGTGGTGAAGATTTGCACCCGCTATGCCCAATATGGCATGATCAACATCTTTGGCGTGGTTTTCTGCCTGGCGCTTGCGTTTGCGTGTTTTGATCCGGTCTTTTTCTGCGGCTACCTGATTTCGATCGCCATTTTCGGCCTTTTCTCGGCCATCAACATGGCGAATGCCGGCGGGTGCTGGGACAACGCCAAAAAGATCGTTGAAGTGGAGCTCTTTCGCAAGGGCACGGACCTTCATGCTGCAACGGTCATAGGCGACATTGTGGGCGATCCGTTCAAGGACACCTCCTCGGTTGCGCTCAATCCGATCATCAAATTTACGACTCTATTCGGCATTCTGGCGGTTGAGATTGCGGTGAATTCCTCCCGATCCCTTTCGTTGGGCCTGGGTTTTGTCTTTTTTGTTGTGGCGCTGTTTTTTGTGATCCGTTCGTTTTACGGCATGAGGATTTCGACCCTGAGTCCCAAACGGCACATTGCGAATGCGGAAGCGCGCACTGCGGCGTTGGCGGCGGAGGCCGCGAGGGGAATCTCGCCGATTTGA
- a CDS encoding sulfite exporter TauE/SafE family protein, with protein sequence MSGFAVVALILAGGAAGFVNAIAGGGTLVTFPTLILAGMNSIMANATSTVALIFGITGSVYGYRRQIPAVKSWLVELTPWSVVGGLIGGVLLTVTPTRIFDWLVPFLILFATLLFMAQGLIARRFAPDGNLFRTPDGRTHGAAILFQFLIALYGGYFGAGIGILMLATLGWIGLRDINQMNTVKTILGGLINIVAAVYFVWKGLVDWGNVGLLTLGALPGYYIGSAFAQKIAPARVRQLIVWIGLLMTACLFYQRFK encoded by the coding sequence ATGAGTGGGTTTGCTGTTGTGGCTTTGATTCTGGCGGGCGGCGCTGCGGGGTTTGTCAACGCCATTGCCGGCGGCGGCACACTGGTTACATTCCCCACCCTGATCCTGGCCGGCATGAACTCAATCATGGCCAATGCCACCAGCACGGTTGCATTGATTTTTGGAATTACCGGCAGTGTGTATGGCTATCGCAGGCAAATTCCGGCGGTGAAATCCTGGTTGGTGGAATTGACACCCTGGAGTGTGGTGGGCGGGTTGATTGGGGGCGTATTGCTGACCGTGACGCCGACCCGGATATTTGACTGGCTCGTTCCGTTTTTGATTTTGTTTGCCACGCTCCTGTTTATGGCGCAGGGGCTGATTGCCCGGAGGTTTGCGCCGGATGGAAATTTATTCCGGACCCCAGATGGTCGGACGCACGGGGCGGCGATCTTGTTTCAATTCCTGATCGCGCTGTATGGAGGTTATTTTGGGGCGGGTATTGGGATTCTCATGCTGGCCACATTGGGCTGGATTGGCTTGCGGGACATCAACCAAATGAACACAGTCAAAACGATTTTGGGCGGGTTGATCAATATCGTGGCAGCCGTTTATTTTGTGTGGAAAGGGTTGGTGGACTGGGGCAATGTGGGCTTGTTGACACTGGGAGCCTTGCCGGGTTATTACATAGGCTCCGCTTTCGCGCAAAAAATCGCACCCGCGCGGGTCCGGCAATTGATCGTATGGATTGGGCTGCTTATGACGGCCTGTTTGTTTTATCAACGCTTCAAGTAA